A section of the Campylobacter lanienae NCTC 13004 genome encodes:
- a CDS encoding polysaccharide biosynthesis/export family protein: MKRLLSILAIIATTATAALQTESINSINSSALTTQSNTTNQTTSPDLNQSIYTNTTTQSVFGENLFNGNFTMVSQHIYNPDYILAIGDVVNVKLWGAYEFEQQLTVDSQGNIFLPKVGVIRLLGVKNSNLVTTISKSVKRVFKENVHVYADMGIYQNVSIFVTGNVNKPGLYQGLSSDSLIQFIDKAGGINPQYGSFRNITVVRNNQPYKSIDLYDFMVDGKIEMFALKNGDVILVGSVGAYMSASGEVLRSYRFEAKDGTMSLKELSRLAGIKPVVTQAIVRSHTDNSQIQINSYPLAKFDSVSLRAGDAVEFMTDHSAREVRVNIDGEHSGSRAIVMPKGATLGDLMDKIGFNPQSNIDALQLFRKSVAKMQKNLIESYLRELESIALTTSSDTTQEAQIRATEAKAILDFIERARMVEPKGQVVISNKDDIYQIVLQEDDTIYIPTKDNIVIVQGEVSMPGAFTHVADSDIEDYIKMAGDLSSRADSSRVILVSANGKAGKFRASSGENVYPGDSILVLPKVETKMLQATSILTQILYQLAIAAKVVIDL, translated from the coding sequence ATGAAAAGATTGTTATCAATTTTAGCTATTATCGCTACCACCGCTACGGCAGCACTGCAAACAGAATCTATAAATTCAATAAACTCATCAGCACTAACCACGCAATCTAATACCACAAATCAAACCACCTCGCCAGATCTAAATCAAAGTATCTATACCAATACCACTACTCAAAGCGTTTTTGGCGAGAATTTATTTAATGGCAACTTCACTATGGTGAGCCAACATATCTATAATCCAGATTATATTTTAGCTATTGGTGATGTGGTAAATGTGAAGTTATGGGGTGCGTATGAGTTTGAGCAGCAATTAACGGTTGATTCTCAAGGTAATATATTTTTGCCAAAAGTTGGCGTTATCAGACTTCTAGGTGTGAAAAACTCAAATTTAGTTACGACTATATCAAAGAGTGTAAAAAGGGTATTTAAAGAGAATGTTCATGTCTATGCGGATATGGGAATTTATCAAAATGTCTCTATATTTGTTACAGGAAATGTCAATAAACCAGGCCTATATCAAGGACTTAGCTCTGATTCTTTGATTCAGTTTATAGACAAGGCCGGTGGTATAAATCCGCAATATGGTAGCTTTCGTAATATTACAGTAGTTCGCAATAATCAGCCATATAAGAGTATAGATCTGTATGATTTTATGGTAGATGGCAAGATCGAGATGTTTGCGCTTAAAAATGGCGATGTGATATTAGTAGGTAGTGTAGGGGCGTATATGAGTGCTAGCGGAGAGGTGCTTCGCTCATATAGATTTGAAGCCAAAGACGGCACAATGAGCTTAAAAGAGCTATCAAGACTAGCTGGTATCAAACCAGTCGTAACTCAAGCAATCGTAAGAAGCCACACAGACAATAGCCAAATTCAAATCAATAGCTATCCACTAGCTAAATTCGACTCTGTTAGCCTAAGGGCCGGTGATGCGGTGGAGTTTATGACTGATCACTCTGCTAGAGAGGTGCGTGTAAATATAGATGGAGAGCATAGCGGATCACGAGCGATAGTGATGCCAAAGGGGGCTACTCTTGGGGATCTTATGGATAAGATCGGCTTTAATCCGCAGTCAAATATAGATGCACTTCAGCTATTTAGAAAAAGCGTGGCTAAAATGCAAAAAAATTTGATAGAATCGTACCTAAGAGAGCTTGAGTCCATCGCCCTTACAACTTCATCAGATACAACTCAAGAAGCGCAAATTAGAGCAACTGAAGCTAAGGCGATTTTGGATTTTATAGAGCGTGCTAGAATGGTAGAGCCAAAAGGTCAAGTAGTAATTAGTAATAAAGATGATATCTACCAAATCGTATTACAAGAAGATGATACCATATATATCCCAACTAAGGATAATATCGTCATCGTCCAAGGCGAAGTCTCTATGCCAGGGGCCTTTACCCATGTGGCGGATTCTGATATTGAAGATTATATCAAGATGGCTGGCGATCTAAGCTCTAGGGCCGATAGTAGTAGAGTTATCCTAGTATCAGCCAATGGCAAAGCCGGTAAATTCAGAGCTTCAAGTGGCGAGAATGTCTATCCGGGGGATTCGATTTTGGTTTTACCAAAAGTAGAGACCAAAATGCTACAAGCTACAAGTATCTTAACCCAAATTCTATATCAACTAGCAATCGCTGCTAAAGTGGTGATAGATCTGTAA
- a CDS encoding RDD family protein has product MSKAVAANIFSRVKAFIMDMFFIAAPLLYLMTYIILNGKDEFQSNQLAIFLVWLVFGLIQSLFFVFKAQSPGYKAQGIYLVGLNGKKANLIIYLLRYFFFITTFIIGGSFFCFFRRDKRNLHDLLAGTIVVQKSY; this is encoded by the coding sequence ATGAGTAAGGCAGTAGCCGCTAATATCTTTAGTAGGGTAAAAGCGTTTATTATGGATATGTTTTTTATAGCGGCTCCGCTTTTGTATCTTATGACTTATATAATTTTAAATGGCAAGGATGAGTTTCAAAGCAATCAACTAGCTATATTTTTGGTTTGGCTAGTTTTTGGGCTGATACAATCTCTGTTTTTTGTTTTTAAGGCTCAAAGTCCTGGGTATAAGGCACAAGGGATCTATCTAGTTGGCTTAAATGGCAAAAAGGCGAATTTGATCATCTATCTGCTTAGATATTTTTTCTTTATTACCACTTTTATTATAGGTGGGTCGTTTTTTTGCTTTTTTAGGAGAGATAAGCGGAATTTACACGATCTGTTAGCTGGAACTATCGTAGTCCAAAAGAGTTATTAA
- the pyrE gene encoding orotate phosphoribosyltransferase, whose protein sequence is MNLEQIYKDAKAYLEGHFLLSSGNHSQFYLQSAKVLEDPILTGVLCDELYKQISQAGVEFDSVCSPALGGILAGYELARAGKKRFIFAERVDSVMSLRRGFSVEKGERFIICEDIITTGGSALESAKIIESLGGVVVGFAALANRGFCSVSGLNNERKDSCKLPINKPLFALGNFEFEIYPPESCPLCKNGSKAFKPGSRGNA, encoded by the coding sequence ATGAATTTAGAACAAATTTACAAAGATGCCAAAGCCTATTTAGAGGGGCATTTTTTGCTAAGTAGTGGCAATCACTCGCAATTTTATCTACAGAGTGCTAAGGTCTTAGAAGATCCGATTTTAACAGGCGTTTTGTGTGATGAGTTATATAAGCAAATTTCACAAGCTGGAGTTGAATTTGATAGTGTTTGCTCGCCTGCGCTTGGGGGGATTTTGGCCGGATATGAGCTAGCTAGAGCTGGTAAAAAGAGATTTATCTTTGCTGAAAGGGTAGATAGCGTGATGAGCCTTAGGCGTGGATTTAGCGTTGAAAAAGGCGAGAGATTTATAATATGCGAAGATATCATCACAACAGGCGGATCGGCCTTAGAGAGTGCGAAGATTATTGAGAGTTTAGGTGGCGTTGTAGTGGGATTTGCGGCGCTTGCGAATCGTGGATTTTGTTCTGTTAGTGGATTAAATAACGAAAGAAAAGATAGCTGTAAATTGCCGATTAATAAACCGCTTTTTGCTCTTGGTAATTTTGAGTTTGAAATTTATCCGCCAGAGTCTTGTCCATTGTGTAAAAATGGCTCAAAAGCATTCAAGCCTGGGAGCCGTGGCAACGCATGA
- a CDS encoding cytochrome P450, giving the protein MGVCPFHPKPHSSKAGLITTFFLKRRSWLDGLYEKSYKMRVGRVKMPGFDLFVVNDPKEVRKIMVDNVKEFPKSDMLHELLKPLLGVSIFTTNGEVWKKQRELLRPSFEMTRISKVFDLMSSAAADMMERFRKYEDGAVVEVDEHMTFVTADVIFRTIMSAKLDEEKGKEILDAFVTFQEETAKTAIRKFFCVPQWLSNLLGENKRIKAGAVIRKNLSNIIKPRYDNYANDTHCDILSSLLHTTDADSGERFSFEEILDQVSMLFLAGHETTASSLTWTLYCLSLDQDAQQKAYNEIISINKDSKFEISDIRDMKYLTNVFKEALRLYPPVGFFARQNKNEIKIRDKVLQKGAGVVVAPWLIHRHDDYWEAPHEFRPERHNENIPKERYMPFGLGERVCIGHGFAMQEAIIILANILREFKLELKDGFIPDVVGRLTIRSANGMMIKMTQRH; this is encoded by the coding sequence ATGGGAGTTTGTCCATTTCACCCAAAACCGCATAGTAGCAAAGCTGGACTCATCACTACATTTTTCTTAAAACGCAGATCGTGGCTTGATGGTTTATATGAAAAGAGCTATAAAATGCGAGTTGGTAGAGTCAAAATGCCTGGATTTGATCTTTTTGTGGTAAATGATCCTAAAGAAGTTCGCAAAATTATGGTAGATAATGTAAAGGAATTTCCAAAAAGCGATATGCTACACGAGCTTTTAAAGCCACTTTTGGGCGTGAGTATATTTACCACCAATGGCGAAGTGTGGAAAAAGCAAAGAGAGCTTTTGCGGCCTAGCTTTGAGATGACTAGGATTAGCAAAGTTTTTGATCTTATGAGTAGTGCGGCTGCTGATATGATGGAGAGATTTAGAAAGTATGAAGATGGCGCCGTCGTCGAAGTTGATGAGCATATGACCTTTGTAACTGCTGATGTGATATTTCGCACGATAATGAGCGCAAAACTAGATGAAGAAAAGGGCAAGGAGATTTTAGACGCTTTTGTAACTTTCCAAGAAGAGACTGCCAAAACGGCTATTAGAAAGTTTTTTTGTGTGCCACAATGGTTATCAAATTTGCTTGGCGAAAACAAAAGGATAAAAGCCGGAGCGGTGATTAGAAAAAATCTTTCAAATATCATCAAACCTAGATATGATAACTACGCTAATGATACGCATTGCGATATCTTATCCTCGCTTTTACACACTACTGATGCTGATAGCGGGGAGAGATTTAGCTTTGAAGAGATCCTAGATCAGGTCTCAATGCTATTTTTAGCAGGTCATGAGACCACAGCTAGCTCACTTACATGGACGCTATATTGCCTAAGCCTAGATCAAGATGCGCAACAAAAGGCCTATAATGAGATAATTAGCATCAACAAAGATAGCAAATTTGAAATTTCTGATATAAGAGATATGAAGTATCTAACCAATGTTTTTAAAGAAGCACTAAGACTATATCCGCCGGTTGGCTTTTTTGCTCGTCAAAACAAAAATGAGATAAAAATCAGAGATAAAGTCTTACAAAAGGGCGCTGGCGTAGTGGTAGCTCCGTGGCTGATACATAGGCATGATGATTATTGGGAAGCCCCACATGAGTTTAGGCCAGAAAGGCATAATGAAAATATCCCAAAAGAAAGGTATATGCCCTTTGGCCTAGGTGAGAGAGTTTGCATCGGACATGGCTTTGCTATGCAAGAAGCAATCATAATTTTGGCTAATATTTTAAGGGAATTTAAACTAGAGTTAAAAGATGGCTTCATCCCTGATGTAGTAGGCAGGCTCACTATCCGTTCAGCAAATGGAATGATGATTAAGATGACTCAAAGGCACTAA
- a CDS encoding autotransporter outer membrane beta-barrel domain-containing protein, whose protein sequence is MNSKVSKIIILACTCSSLSASEFWASGVSINSGWSAYLQHPNQCWGAVAGNTLGWWQKNLTIDVDLKEGAPQGNEAITDWFYQKYPHIQGGLQPYRGMIYYLEEFSPNFKIYENNNNPTYLEREYGPTKISGAPFWTERYNYQSEGITKSLIENFQTGKVVAALTDDTHTVTLWGIEVDEKTGKIKKGYVSDSVKDKAGQLTLREVIGNYAPDNKGNETFRFLYSYYVASTNTYVTDLYEIYSITYLSIDEARNNGTYVDSSNRKDCLLSVLAGSEWACGISTSEGNQGSSNTENTENTGNSGSQNSGNQSNTGNLNNQGSTGNENTNQGNTGSGSTTPENGNNNSGNSNNQGGISSESGTNLITQSVQNEVNKHSELNLALETIGDTTLYKIQKNGKDIALYNPNLSTPLVVNRGLVNYNITKNDNGGIDITKSTNQAALKEANDASKLSMDINYADINNLNKRMGELRGINATAGSWARILGGQGSSDGFENKFTHVQAGFDKQSQISGGSIFSGITVTHTSSDIDGDNAKGDVKTIGGGFYISGVFDNGWYVDAIAKYTSNNHKMDYNFPNMSLSFLNSDYNTNSLYLGGEFGYRFDFNNFYIEPQAEFVYLNTSGATINSNGFEMEIKSSDLLVGRAGFNFAREVWLGKIRAYALGGLSYQWEMVKNAEILIDGDSAKNNDKDSRMLMNLGLNMVASENLRIGLTLEKSAFGDYDTDLAVNLNARYSF, encoded by the coding sequence ATGAATTCTAAAGTTTCAAAAATCATTATTTTAGCTTGTACTTGCTCATCTCTATCAGCGAGTGAGTTTTGGGCTAGTGGCGTGAGTATAAATAGTGGTTGGAGTGCGTATTTGCAGCATCCAAATCAATGCTGGGGCGCCGTAGCTGGTAACACTCTTGGCTGGTGGCAAAAGAATTTAACAATCGATGTAGATTTAAAAGAAGGTGCACCACAAGGCAATGAAGCTATCACAGATTGGTTTTATCAGAAATATCCACATATTCAAGGTGGATTACAACCGTATCGTGGGATGATCTACTATCTTGAAGAGTTTTCGCCAAATTTCAAAATCTACGAAAATAACAATAATCCAACATATTTAGAAAGAGAGTATGGTCCAACTAAGATTAGTGGAGCGCCATTTTGGACTGAGAGATATAACTATCAAAGTGAAGGTATCACAAAATCTTTGATAGAAAACTTCCAAACAGGCAAGGTCGTAGCTGCGCTTACTGATGATACTCACACGGTTACGCTTTGGGGGATTGAAGTCGATGAAAAAACTGGCAAGATCAAAAAAGGCTATGTGAGCGACTCTGTCAAAGATAAGGCTGGCCAACTCACTCTAAGAGAGGTTATAGGCAATTACGCCCCTGATAATAAAGGCAATGAAACTTTCCGCTTTCTTTATAGCTACTATGTAGCTAGCACAAATACTTATGTTACGGATCTTTATGAGATTTATAGTATTACATATCTAAGCATAGACGAAGCTAGAAATAACGGCACATATGTGGATAGCTCTAATAGAAAAGATTGCTTATTAAGCGTTTTAGCTGGCAGTGAGTGGGCTTGCGGAATTTCAACTAGTGAAGGCAATCAAGGCTCAAGCAACACCGAAAATACAGAAAATACTGGAAATTCAGGTAGCCAAAATAGTGGTAACCAAAGCAACACCGGAAATTTAAATAACCAAGGCTCTACTGGCAACGAAAACACAAATCAAGGTAATACTGGTAGTGGTAGCACAACTCCAGAAAATGGCAACAACAACAGCGGAAATTCCAATAATCAAGGCGGTATCTCTAGCGAAAGTGGCACAAATTTAATTACTCAATCTGTCCAAAATGAGGTAAATAAACATAGTGAGCTTAATCTAGCCTTAGAAACAATAGGCGATACAACCCTATACAAAATCCAAAAAAACGGCAAAGATATAGCCTTATATAACCCAAATTTAAGCACTCCGCTTGTGGTAAATAGAGGCTTGGTTAATTACAACATTACTAAAAATGATAATGGTGGCATAGATATAACCAAATCTACAAATCAAGCAGCGCTCAAAGAGGCCAACGACGCTTCTAAGCTAAGTATGGATATAAACTACGCTGATATCAATAATCTAAATAAAAGGATGGGTGAGTTAAGAGGTATTAACGCAACTGCTGGTAGCTGGGCTAGAATTTTGGGCGGACAGGGCAGTAGCGATGGATTTGAGAATAAATTTACCCATGTTCAAGCTGGTTTTGATAAACAAAGCCAAATTTCAGGTGGATCTATCTTTAGCGGTATTACAGTAACTCACACAAGTAGCGATATAGATGGCGATAACGCAAAAGGCGATGTCAAAACAATCGGCGGTGGATTTTATATCTCTGGAGTATTTGATAATGGCTGGTATGTGGATGCCATCGCAAAATACACAAGCAATAACCACAAAATGGATTATAACTTCCCAAATATGAGTTTGAGCTTTTTAAATAGTGATTATAATACAAACTCACTCTATCTAGGTGGGGAATTTGGATATAGATTTGATTTTAATAATTTTTATATCGAGCCTCAAGCCGAGTTTGTCTATCTCAACACTAGTGGCGCAACTATAAATAGCAATGGGTTTGAAATGGAAATTAAAAGCTCTGATTTGCTAGTTGGTAGGGCTGGATTTAACTTCGCTAGAGAGGTTTGGCTAGGCAAGATTAGGGCTTATGCGCTTGGTGGTCTTAGCTATCAATGGGAGATGGTGAAAAATGCTGAAATCCTAATAGATGGCGATAGCGCTAAAAACAATGATAAAGACTCTAGAATGCTTATGAATTTGGGTCTAAATATGGTAGCTAGTGAGAATTTAAGAATTGGCTTAACTTTAGAAAAATCAGCCTTCGGCGATTACGATACTGATTTGGCTGTGAATTTAAATGCTAGGTATTCTTTTTAA
- the secG gene encoding preprotein translocase subunit SecG — MSSVFLIIQVLLAVILTIVILLQKSASMGLGVYSGSNESLFGAKGPAGFLAKFTFFMGFLFVINTLALGYTYNQSLRDSVVDSAKFDSIQAPQAPNTNIIPTAPAAPTAENNTTAN, encoded by the coding sequence GTGAGTTCAGTTTTTCTTATTATTCAGGTTTTGTTAGCAGTCATTTTGACTATTGTTATATTACTGCAAAAGAGCGCATCTATGGGTCTTGGAGTTTATAGCGGGAGCAACGAAAGTCTATTTGGGGCCAAAGGTCCAGCTGGATTTTTGGCTAAATTTACATTTTTTATGGGCTTTTTGTTTGTTATTAACACCCTAGCCCTTGGATATACATATAATCAATCTTTGCGTGATTCTGTAGTTGATAGTGCGAAATTTGATTCAATCCAAGCACCACAAGCCCCAAATACCAACATAATACCTACAGCACCAGCGGCACCAACAGCTGAAAATAACACAACAGCCAACTAA
- a CDS encoding replication-associated recombination protein A, with translation MNLSLKFRPTKISQMVGQDDIREIFTKFIENKNIPHSLFYGTAGSGKTTMAKIIAKEMDYEFFELDGANLKSEEVRKIIAKFDGSLYLPLIFIDEFHRLSKTQQETLLIPMEEKKCIIIGATTENPKFSVSSGIRSRMMIFEFKPLSYRDLELLLADIQKSVYFEIDESAKDYLISSSGGDARSMLNLLEYALSVDKNINLKILKTLRCSSFSEGSSSKDTHYNLISAMIKSLRGSDIDAAIYYLARLIAAEEEPEFLARRMVIFASEDIGNANPNALNVATNTMLAASKIGYPEARIILSQCAVYLASSPKSNSSYKAINFALDYIAKNPALPVPPYLINTDEAKKDYLYPHDFGGWVEQKYMQKDIKFYHSNSIGFEKTLDDWIEKIKFKN, from the coding sequence ATGAATTTAAGCCTTAAATTTAGACCGACAAAAATCAGCCAAATGGTAGGTCAAGATGATATTAGAGAAATTTTTACGAAATTTATAGAGAATAAAAATATACCACATAGCTTGTTTTACGGCACAGCCGGAAGTGGCAAAACTACGATGGCTAAGATCATTGCTAAGGAGATGGATTATGAATTTTTCGAGCTTGATGGGGCGAATTTAAAAAGCGAAGAAGTCCGTAAAATCATAGCTAAATTTGACGGCTCACTATATTTACCACTTATATTTATCGATGAATTTCATCGCCTTAGCAAGACTCAACAAGAGACGCTTTTGATCCCAATGGAAGAGAAAAAATGTATTATAATTGGCGCCACCACCGAAAATCCCAAATTCTCTGTAAGTAGCGGAATCCGCTCTAGGATGATGATATTTGAGTTTAAACCACTATCATATAGGGATTTAGAGCTTTTATTAGCTGATATTCAAAAGAGTGTATATTTTGAGATTGATGAGAGTGCTAAGGATTATCTCATCAGCTCTAGCGGTGGCGATGCTAGAAGTATGCTAAATTTGCTAGAATACGCCCTAAGTGTGGATAAAAATATAAATTTAAAGATTTTAAAAACCCTAAGATGCTCTAGCTTTAGCGAAGGTAGCAGTAGTAAAGATACCCATTATAACCTAATAAGTGCGATGATAAAGAGCCTAAGGGGTAGTGATATCGATGCGGCGATATACTACCTAGCAAGGCTTATAGCAGCTGAGGAGGAGCCTGAGTTTTTGGCTAGAAGGATGGTGATTTTTGCTAGCGAGGATATAGGTAATGCCAATCCAAATGCCCTAAATGTAGCCACAAATACCATGCTAGCAGCATCAAAAATAGGCTATCCAGAAGCTAGAATTATCCTAAGTCAATGTGCCGTCTATCTGGCTAGTTCGCCTAAATCCAACTCTAGTTACAAGGCTATAAATTTCGCACTTGATTATATAGCTAAAAATCCAGCCTTACCAGTGCCGCCATATCTTATTAATACAGATGAGGCCAAAAAAGACTATCTATATCCGCATGATTTTGGTGGATGGGTGGAGCAAAAGTATATGCAAAAAGATATTAAATTCTATCATAGCAACTCTATTGGATTTGAAAAAACTCTAGATGATTGGATAGAAAAAATCAAATTTAAAAACTAG
- the tpx gene encoding thiol peroxidase — MSVTFKGTAVELEGKGVNVGQRAPEVDLVAKDLSSLKVGGASGKFQVLIVVPSLDTGVCATEARTFNQKVASKSNVEATVISLDLPFAMGRFCSTEGIENLRVASDFRGAKFGKEYGVLLASSPLAGLLTRAIFVIDPNGVVVYKELVSEITTEPNYDAALKAIGGGCGCGCSH, encoded by the coding sequence ATGTCAGTAACTTTCAAAGGTACAGCAGTAGAGTTAGAAGGAAAAGGCGTAAATGTAGGTCAAAGAGCGCCAGAAGTTGATCTAGTAGCTAAGGATCTATCTAGCCTAAAAGTAGGCGGCGCAAGTGGGAAATTCCAAGTCTTAATAGTAGTCCCAAGCCTAGATACAGGAGTTTGTGCGACTGAAGCTAGAACATTTAACCAAAAAGTAGCTAGCAAAAGCAATGTTGAAGCTACGGTTATATCGTTAGATCTTCCATTTGCTATGGGGAGATTTTGCTCGACTGAAGGAATCGAAAATTTAAGAGTGGCTAGTGATTTCAGAGGTGCGAAATTTGGCAAAGAGTATGGTGTTTTACTAGCTAGTAGTCCGCTTGCTGGATTGCTAACTCGTGCTATTTTCGTAATTGATCCAAATGGTGTTGTAGTTTATAAAGAGCTAGTTAGCGAAATCACAACTGAGCCAAACTACGACGCAGCATTGAAAGCTATCGGCGGTGGTTGCGGTTGTGGCTGCTCTCACTAA
- the frr gene encoding ribosome recycling factor: protein MLNEIYNNQKLHNDKALEALKRDFTTLRTGKVSINILDHVHVDYYGSPTALNQVATVLATDASTITITPWEKSMLKTIATAIQAANIGVNPNNDGESVKLFFPPMTTEDRQKNAKEAKAMGEKAKVAIRNIRKDANDEIKKIEKDKTLSEDEIKKGYDEVQKITDNYITKVDQIVKDKEAELLKV from the coding sequence ATGCTAAATGAAATTTACAACAACCAAAAACTACACAACGACAAAGCGTTAGAGGCTTTAAAGCGTGATTTTACCACACTTCGCACCGGCAAAGTGAGCATTAATATCTTAGATCATGTCCATGTAGATTACTATGGAAGCCCTACTGCCTTAAATCAAGTTGCCACCGTTTTAGCTACTGATGCTAGCACAATTACCATCACTCCATGGGAAAAATCTATGCTAAAAACTATCGCTACGGCGATTCAAGCGGCAAATATAGGCGTAAATCCAAATAACGATGGCGAGAGTGTTAAGCTATTTTTCCCTCCGATGACAACAGAAGATCGCCAAAAAAATGCCAAAGAGGCAAAAGCGATGGGCGAAAAAGCCAAAGTAGCTATCAGAAACATCAGAAAAGATGCTAATGATGAGATCAAAAAGATAGAAAAAGACAAAACCCTAAGCGAAGATGAGATCAAAAAAGGCTATGACGAAGTCCAAAAAATCACCGATAATTATATCACCAAAGTAGATCAAATAGTAAAAGATAAAGAAGCTGAACTTTTAAAGGTTTGA
- a CDS encoding Bax inhibitor-1/YccA family protein: MSLYNRNLSSQQSDFSRAYESEQSISARATFVKQTYKLLSASLLAATAGAYIGVDYVKSFSWVLLILEFAMLFGLFFTRKNPTLALFLLFGFTFVSGLTLGPALNTYIGAGMGHIITQAFLMTTVAFGGLTIFAFNTKRDFSSMGKMLFITLIVIVVAGLLNLFFQSTMLATIISAVGAILFSAYILYDTQMILRGGYDSPVLAAVSLYLDILNLFISLLNLLGIFNRE, from the coding sequence ATGAGTCTATATAATAGAAATCTTTCATCACAGCAAAGTGATTTTAGTCGCGCTTATGAGAGTGAGCAATCCATAAGCGCTAGAGCGACTTTTGTTAAGCAAACTTATAAGCTTCTTAGTGCTTCTCTTTTGGCTGCGACTGCGGGTGCTTATATCGGTGTTGATTATGTCAAAAGCTTTAGCTGGGTGCTTTTGATCCTTGAATTTGCGATGCTTTTTGGGCTATTTTTCACTCGTAAAAACCCAACTCTAGCGCTATTTTTGCTATTTGGATTTACCTTTGTGAGTGGCCTTACTTTAGGTCCAGCGCTTAATACCTATATTGGTGCTGGTATGGGGCATATAATTACTCAAGCATTTTTGATGACTACTGTGGCTTTTGGTGGGCTAACTATTTTTGCTTTTAATACTAAGCGTGATTTTTCATCAATGGGTAAAATGCTATTTATCACGCTAATTGTGATTGTGGTTGCTGGACTTTTGAATTTATTCTTCCAAAGCACAATGTTAGCAACCATTATTTCAGCAGTTGGTGCGATACTATTTAGTGCATATATCTTATATGATACTCAGATGATTTTGCGTGGCGGATATGATAGTCCTGTGCTTGCGGCAGTTTCGTTGTATCTAGATATTTTAAATTTATTTATCTCTCTTCTTAATCTTCTTGGCATATTTAACCGAGAATAA